One Prunus dulcis chromosome 8, ALMONDv2, whole genome shotgun sequence DNA window includes the following coding sequences:
- the LOC117638614 gene encoding probable endo-1,3(4)-beta-glucanase ARB_01444, translating to MANNLTSAFTFALILCVSALSLIPHTTSLSSSFQFPPTQSTILPDPSSFFSANLLSTPLPTNSFFQNFALNNGDKPEYFHPYSINSSSSSLSISYPSLSSTSAFISQTFVPDLTISASQTSANLATANNSGRVISAFTDLSVTLDFPSSNLRFFLARGSPYVTCNVSSPTAVSVSTIHGILESYSSNSKTKFTVQLDNNQTWIMYTSSRADLTRSSPSTLTFDGYSGNIRIALVPGSDPKYVAILDRFSSAYPVSGEAVFTKPFTLEYKWEKYGRGDLLMLAHPLHLQLLSNATVLEDFKYKSIDGDLVGIVGDLWELKSHNISVTWHSVGGVKQTSYPEIVYALRRDVKALSSTPITTESSYFYGKLVARAARLALIAEEVNCLDVVPAIRKYLADAIEPWLDGNLSGNGFLYDPKWGGLVTQQGSTDRGADFGFGVYNDHHYHLGYFVYGISVLAKIDRAWGSKYKPQAYSLAADFINIGNRSNSNYLRLRCFDLYKLHSWAGGLTEFGDGRDQESTSEAVNAYYSAALMGLAYGDTNLFNSGSMLTSLEIQAAQMWWHVREGDTLYEEKFTKENRIVGILWANKRDSGLWFAPPEAKEIRLGIQLLPISPITEILFSDDGYANEIVEWALPALSREGVEEGWKGFVYALQGIYDKDGALEKIKSLKGFDDGNSLTNLLWWIHSRNLGSQ from the coding sequence ATGGCAAACAACCTCACTTCGGCTTTCACTTTTGCTCTCATCCTCTGTGTTTCAGCTCTTTCACTAATTCCACACACCACCTCATTATCATCCTCATTCCAATTCCCTCCAACCCAATCCACAATCCTCCCTGACCCTTCAAGCTTCTTCTCTGCAAACCTCCTCTCCACCCCTCTTCCCAccaattctttttttcagAACTTTGCTCTCAACAATGGTGACAAACCAGAGTACTTCCACCCCTACAGCATCAActcatcctcctcctctctaTCTATCTCCTACCCATCTCTCTCCTCCACCTCTGCTTTCATCTCCCAAACCTTTGTCCCTGACCTCACCATCTCCGCCTCCCAAACCAGCGCCAACTTAGCTACAGCAAATAACAGCGGCCGTGTAATCTCTGCCTTCACTGATCTCAGTGTCACCTTGGACTTTCCCTCCTCCAACCTTCGTTTCTTCCTCGCTCGAGGAAGCCCCTATGTCACCTGCAATGTGTCTAGCCCCACTGCGGTTTCTGTCTCAACCATTCACGGAATCCTCGAATCCTATTCGAGCAACTCAAAGACCAAGTTCACCGTCCAGCTTGACAACAATCAAACATGGATTATGTACACCTCCTCCCGAGCTGATTTGACTAGAAGCAGCCCATCAACCTTAACTTTTGATGGCTATTCTGGGAATATTCGGATTGCATTGGTGCCGGGTTCTGATCCAAAATACGTGGCAATCCTTGACCGGTTTAGTTCTGCTTACCCCGTTTCTGGTGAAGCTGTGTTCACAAAGCCATTCACTCTGGAATATAAATGGGAAAAGTATGGACGGGGAGATTTGCTTATGCTAGCTCATCCTCTCCATCTTCAGCTTCTGTCTAATGCTACTGTTTTGGAAGATTTCAAGTACAAGAGTATTGATGGCGATCTGGTTGGCATCGTTGGCGATTTGTGGGAGTTGAAATCTCATAATATATCAGTCACTTGGCATTCAGTAGGAGGTGTCAAACAAACCTCATACCCTGAAATTGTTTATGCGCTTCGTCGTGATGTTAAGGCTCTTAGTTCGACGCCAATAACAACTGAATCGTCATACTTTTATGGGAAATTGGTTGCCAGAGCAGCAAGGTTGGCTTTGATTGCTGAGGAGGTGAATTGTCTTGATGTGGTTCCAGCAATTAGGAAATACTTGGCGGACGCCATTGAGCCATGGTTGGATGGTAATTTAAGTGGGAATGGTTTTTTGTATGATCCTAAATGGGGTGGACTTGTCACCCAACAAGGATCAACTGATCGCGGTgcagattttgggtttggagtTTATAATGATCACCATTATCATCTTGGATATTTTGTTTATGGTATTTCAGTGCTTGCAAAGATTGACCGTGCATGGGGGAGCAAGTACAAGCCTCAAGCTTACTCTCTTGCAGCAGATTTCATCAACATTGGCAACCGATCGAATTCAAACTATCTGCGGTTGAGATGCTTTGATCTGTACAAACTGCACTCATGGGCTGGAGGACTGACTGAATTTGGAGATGGAAGGGACCAAGAGAGCACAAGTGAGGCAGTGAATGCTTACTACTCAGCTGCATTGATGGGCTTAGCCTATGGAGACACCAATCTTTTCAATAGTGGATCAATGCTTACATCTCTGGAAATTCAAGCAGCTCAAATGTGGTGGCATGTAAGAGAAGGAGATACACTTTATGAGGAAAAGTTCACAAAGGAAAATAGGATTGTGGGAATTTTATGGGCAAACAAGAGAGACAGTGGACTTTGGTTTGCTCCTCCAGAGGCAAAAGAAATAAGGCTTGGAATTCAGTTGCTGCCCATATCCCCAATCACTGAGATCTTGTTCTCCGATGATGGCTATGCTAATGAAATTGTGGAATGGGCATTGCCAGCCCTGAGTAGAGAAGGAGTTGAGGAAGGATGGAAGGGCTTTGTCTATGCCTTGCAAGGGATTTATGATAAGGATGGTGCTTTGGAGAAGATTAAGAGCTTGAAGGGTTTTGATGATGGAAACTCTCTCACTAATCTCCTATGGTGGATTCATAGTAGGAACTTAGGTTCACAGTAG
- the LOC117637846 gene encoding dCTP pyrophosphatase 1-like — protein sequence MTGFAEGESVTLDLLKKKMAEFAKERDWDQFHSPRNLLLALVGEVGELSEIFQWKGEVPKGLPDWKEEEKEHLGEELSDVLLYLVRLSDICGVDLGKAALRKVGLNAIKYPVKQSQMNITSNNTAINSDENAQRV from the exons ATGACTGGGTTTGCAGAAGGTGAAAGCGTTACTCTTGATCTTCTCAAGAAGAAAATGGCGGAGTTTGCCAAAGAAAGAGACTGGGATCAGTTCCACAGCCCCAGAAACCTTCTCTTAGCTCTG GTGGGTGAAGTTGGAGAGCTATCTGAGATATTCCAATGGAAAGGGGAGGTTCCAAAGGGACTCCCTGACTGGaaagaggaggagaaagaaCACCTGGGGGAAGAGCTTTCTGATGTTCTGCTTTATTTGGTCAGGCTTTCTGACATCTGTGGTGTTGATCTTGGCAAAGCTGCTCTTCGCAAGGTTGGGCTCAATGCCATCAAGTACCCTGTTAAACAGAGCCAAATGAATATCACAAGCAACAACACCGCCATCAACAGTGATGAAAATGCACAGAGGGTTTAA
- the LOC117637182 gene encoding asparagine--tRNA ligase, cytoplasmic 2 yields the protein MESEQAMAATVSTQLTTFKYSNRVLLKTILERRDGGLELAGERVVVGGWVKSSKEVRKEPVPLIVGDHRPDEPEPRSDVSCAEILQSRIPFLRAIVKILGGSGGHYPLGEKLEAAVHKPPPPSTVFLKVSDGSCVATLQVVVESSLAPPSQLLHTGTCIIVEGLLQQSLVHGTNVIELRVDKVHHIGTVDYSKYSLAKKRVPLDKLRDFCHIRARTTTVASVMRIRNALDFAAHTFCQNHGFLSVQVPILTTTDCKGFSEKFQVSSLFGKAGEKEKPHHKAIAELEGVSLDVIKAAVKEKSNLVEELKRTDSNKEALDAAVQDLRKANELASQLEAREKTKPKTSQKVDNVISSEDFFSSPTYLTCSGRMHLESYACALGNVYSFGPRFQADKEESPKHAAEMWMFEVELAFSQLEDAINCADDFLKFLCKWVLENCHEDMKFVSQRIDKTRADRLHSVISSSFERISYTEALDAIKKVTEKKIDTKIEWGAALTEADLSYLADEIYKKPVIIYNYPKEAKPFYVRLNDDGKTVAAFDIVVPKAGKLISGSQNEERITILTTRVKELGLAREQYEWYLDLRRHGTVKHSGFSLEFDLMVLFSTGLTDVRDVIPFPRSYGKANY from the exons ATGGAATCTGAACAAGCAATGGCAGCTACTGTCTCAACCCAATTGACCACTTTCAAGTACTCGAACCGGGTTCTATTGAAAACCATATTGGAGAGAAGGGATGGTGGCCTAGAATTGGCTGGTGAGAGAGTTGTGGTTGGAGGGTGGGTGAAGTCCTCCAAGGAGGTCAGGAAAGAGCCTGTGCCCCTTATAGTTGGTGATCATAGGCCGGATGAACCTGAACCCAGATCAGATGTCAGCTGTGCCGAAATTCTTCAGTCTCGGATACCATTTTTAAGAGCAATTGTGAAGATCTTGGGAGGAAGCGGCGGCCATTACCCTCTTGGCGAAAAGCTGGAGGCTGCGGTTCATAAGCCCCCTCCTCCTTCCACTGTCTTCTTGAAAGTCAGTGATGGTTCTTGTGTTGCAACTCTTCAG GTGGTTGTTGAATCCTCACTAGCTCCACCAAGCCAGCTCTTGCATACTGGAACTTGTATCATAGTGGAAGGTTTGCTCCAGCAGTCTTTGGTACATGGTACAAATGTTATCGAGCTGAGAGTGGATAAAGTACATCATATTGGAACAGTAGATTACAGCAAGTATTCATTAGCGAAAAAACGTGTGCCTTTGGATAAGTTAAGGGATTTTTGCCACATTCGAGCTCGAACAACCACG GTGGCATCTGTTATGCGAATCCGCAATGCGCTGGATTTTGCAGCTCACACATTTTGTCAAAACCATGGTTTCCTTAGTGTGCAAGTACCGATTCTAACGACCACAGACTGTAAAGGATTCAGTGAAAAGTTCCAGGTTAGTAGTCTTTTTGGCAAAGCAGGTGAAAAGGAGAAGCCTCATCATAAGGCCATTGCTGAACTTGAAGGTGTTAGTCTAGATGTTATTAAGGCTGCTGTGAAGGAGAAAAGTAACTTGGTAGAGGAACTCAAGAGGACTGATAGCAATAAGGAAGCATTGGATGCTGCAGTGCAGGATTTAAGGAAAGCAAATGAATTAGCATCACAGTTGGAAgcaagagaaaaaacaaaaccaaaaacttcTCAAAAGGTTGACAATGTTATATCTTCTGAGGATTTCTTCTCCAGCCCAACTTATCTAACCTGTTCTGGTCGAATGCATCTGGAGAGCTATGCTTGTGCCCTTGGAAATGTTTACTCCTTTGGTCCCAGATTTCAAGCAGATAAAGAGGAGTCCCCGAAACATGCTGCAGAGATGTGGATGTTTGAAGTTGAATTGGCATTTTCACAATTAgag GATGCAATCAATTGTGCAGATGACTTTCTCAAGTTCCTCTGCAAATGGGTATTAGAAAACTGTCATGAAGATATGAAATTTGTCTCTCAACGAATCGACAAAACCAGAGCTGATCGTCTTCATTCGGTGATTTCAAGTTCTTTTGAAAGAATTTCCTACACCGAAGCATTAGATGCTATAAAGAAG GTTacagagaagaaaattgatacaaaaatagagTGGGGTGCTGCATTAACAGAAGCAGATCTGAG TTATTTGGCTGATGAGATCTACAAGAAGCCTGTAATCATATACAATTATCCAAAAGAAGCCAAGCCATTTTATGTAAGGCTGAATGATGATGGAAAGACAGTTGCAGCATTTGATATCGTTGTACCGAAG GCTGGAAAGTTGATTTCTGGCAGCCAAAATGAGGAGCGCATCACTATTCTAACTACAAG GGTTAAGGAATTAGGCTTAGCAAGAGAGCAGTACGAATGGTACTTGGATCTTCGCCGGCATGGAACTGTTAAGCACTCTGGATTCAGTCTTGAGTTTGATCTTATGGTTCTCTTTTCCACTGGCCTGACTGATGTAAGAGATGTTATCCCCTTCCCCAGAAGCTATGGCAAAGCCAACTACTAG
- the LOC117637738 gene encoding EPIDERMAL PATTERNING FACTOR-like protein 9 — protein MAKSATRPKLLLLFFTLIFAAYVLQGSRTQVAALPHQQRVYDSSPPQEEQQLKQSRKETMNYARRLMIGSTAPTCTFNECRGCKFKCRAEQVPVEGNDPINSAYHYRCVCHR, from the exons atggcCAAATCTGCAACAAGACCTAAATTACTCTTACTATTCTTCACATTAATCTTTGCAGCATATGTTTTACAAG GATCCAGAACCCAAGTAGCAGCACTTCCACACCAGCAAAGGGTCTATGATTCTTCTCCCCCACAAGAAGAACAACAACTTAAGCAG AGCAGGAAGGAAACCATGAACTACGCAAGGAGATTGATGATTGGATCCACAGCCCCAACATGCACTTTTAATGAGTGCAGAGGGTGCAAGTTCAAGTGCAGAGCAGAGCAAGTGCCAGTGGAGGGAAACGACCCAATTAATAGTGCCTACCACTACAGATGTGTGTGCCataggtaa
- the LOC117637104 gene encoding ras-related protein RABA5b, whose translation MEEEVGGEEYLFKVVLIGDSAVGKSNLLSRFARNEFDPNNKATIGVEFLTQELEIDGKMVKAQIWDTAGQERFRAVTSAYYRGAVGALIVYDISRKTTFESVKRWLDELTTHCETTVARMLVGNKCDLEDIRDVSVEDGKSLAEEEGLFFMETSALNATNVQTAFEMVIQEIYSNVSRKVLNSDSYKAELSVNRVNLVNNGADSRKSRMNLSCCAG comes from the exons ATGGAGGAAGAGGTAGGAGGAGAAGAGTACTTGTTCAAGGTGGTGCTGATAGGAGACTCGGCAGTGGGCAAGTCGAACCTGCTCTCGCGGTTCGCTCGAAACGAGTTCGACCCCAACAACAAGGCCACAATTGGGGTTGAGTTTCTGACCCAGGAATTGGAAATCGATGGAAAAATGGTGAAGGCCCAGATCTGGGACACTGCTGGTCAAGAACGCTTCAGGGCTGTGACCTCTGCTTACTATAGAGGCGCTGTTGGTGCTCTTATTGTCTATGATATCAGTAGGAAGACCACCTTTGAGAGTGTCAAGCGCTGGCTCGATGAGCTTACCA CTCATTGCGAAACAACAGTAGCAAGGATGTTGGTAGGAAATAAGTGTGATTTGGAGGATATCAGGGATGTGAGCGTGGAAGATGGCAAAAGCCttgcagaagaagaaggccTATTCTTCATGGAGACTTCTGCACTGAATGCTACCAACGTTCAAACGGCTTTCGAGATGGTTATCCAGGAGATTTACAGCAATGTCAGCAGGAAAGTCCTAAATTCCGATTCCTACAAGGCCGAGTTATCTGTCAATCGAGTAAACCTGGTGAACAATGGGGCAGACTCAAGGAAAAGTCGGATGAATCTCTCGTGTTGTGCTGGATGA
- the LOC117638051 gene encoding cysteine-rich repeat secretory protein 55 produces the protein MKIINLACHILLLLVLIFFSCCSAESQDPLGDFCNEDSTKISNASQISANIDTLLAQLVPKTASLGFFATSYGKGQDRVFGLAQCRGDVVGSKDCSSCIQDAAKQIRKRCPDQADARIWYDYCFLRYNNKSFIGKVDTSYGILYGNVDNVTDPESFNKELGALVDKIEAQAVVPNNGGLGKGETKLSPFLTLYALVQCTRDLSQLDCSQCLAIAVGNFGTFCDNRKGCRVLYSSCYVRYELYPFFFPLDSNNTLPVADNNLMAVVYDP, from the coding sequence ATGAAGATTATTAACTTGGCATGCCATATTCTTCTCTTGCTAGTTCTGATCTTCTTCTCTTGTTGCAGTGCAGAATCTCAAGACCCTTTGGGAGATTTCTGCAACGAAGATAGTACTAAAATAAGTAATGCTAGCCAAATATCAGCAAATATTGATACTTTATTGGCTCAATTGGTGCCCAAAACTGCTTCACTTGGTTTTTTTGCTACTTCCTATGGCAAAGGCCAAGACCGAGTCTTTGGCCTGGCTCAATGCAGAGGGGATGTTGTGGGCAGCAAAGACTGCTCTAGTTGCATCCAAGACGCTGCAAAGCAAATCCGCAAGCGCTGTCCAGACCAGGCAGATGCTCGAATTTGGTACGACTATTGCTTCTTGAGGTACAACAACAAGAGCTTCATTGGGAAAGTTGATACATCTTATGGTATATTGTACGGGAATGTCGATAATGTGACCGATCCCGAGAGCTTCAACAAAGAACTAGGAGCTCTGGTGGACAAGATTGAGGCACAAGCTGTTGTACCAAATAATGGAGGACTTGGGAAAGGTGAGACCAAGCTGTCACCATTTTTGACACTATATGCTTTGGTGCAGTGCACAAGGGACTTGTCTCAGCTAGACTGTTCTCAGTGCTTGGCCATTGCAGTGGGAAATTTCGGAACCTTTTGTGACAACCGCAAGGGTTGTAGAGTTCTATATAGCAGCTGTTATGTCAGATATGAGCTCTATCCATTTTTCTTCCCTCTTGATTCAAACAATACCCTGCCTGTGGCTGATAATAATTTAATGGCTGTAGTTTATGATCCATAG